In Xylanibacillus composti, a single window of DNA contains:
- a CDS encoding 4-hydroxy-3-methylbut-2-enyl diphosphate reductase: protein MEVVKISPRGYCYGVVDAMVLAMQTAKNLDLPRPIYILGMIVHNKHVTDAFEKEGVITLDGENRLEILEKVEQGTVIFTAHGVSPEVRKAARDKGLTVVDATCPDVTRTHDLIREKAAEGYAIIYIGKKGHPEPEGACGIAPDHVHLIEREEEIDQLSLETDRIIITNQTTMSQWDIRHIMNKLLAKFPTAEIHNEICLATQVRQEAVAEQAKACDLVIVVGDPRSNNSNRLAQVSQEIAGVRAYRVADVTEVQTSWLLHARKVGVTSGASTPTPITKEVIAYLEQFDPHNTATWKVQRTVDMDRLLPRAKQKTP, encoded by the coding sequence ATGGAAGTCGTCAAAATCTCACCGCGCGGCTATTGCTATGGTGTCGTCGATGCGATGGTGCTGGCCATGCAAACGGCGAAAAATTTAGACTTGCCCAGACCCATTTATATATTAGGCATGATCGTGCATAACAAGCATGTTACCGATGCTTTTGAGAAGGAAGGCGTCATCACGCTGGATGGCGAAAACCGTCTTGAAATACTCGAGAAGGTTGAACAGGGCACAGTGATCTTCACGGCGCACGGCGTTTCCCCGGAGGTGCGGAAGGCCGCCAGGGACAAAGGGCTGACCGTTGTCGACGCAACGTGTCCGGACGTGACCCGCACCCATGATTTGATTCGGGAGAAGGCCGCGGAGGGCTACGCTATTATTTATATAGGCAAGAAAGGACATCCGGAACCCGAAGGCGCTTGCGGGATTGCGCCGGACCATGTTCATCTGATCGAGCGTGAGGAAGAAATCGACCAGCTTTCGCTGGAGACGGACCGGATCATTATTACGAACCAGACGACAATGAGCCAATGGGACATCCGGCACATCATGAACAAGCTGCTGGCCAAATTTCCGACAGCGGAAATTCACAACGAAATTTGCCTGGCTACACAAGTTCGGCAGGAGGCTGTGGCGGAGCAGGCGAAAGCTTGCGATCTGGTCATTGTGGTCGGTGACCCGCGCAGCAACAACTCGAATCGGCTTGCCCAGGTATCGCAGGAGATTGCAGGCGTTCGCGCTTACCGGGTCGCGGATGTGACCGAGGTCCAGACGAGCTGGCTGCTGCACGCCAGAAAAGTCGGCGTTACCTCCGGGGCATCGACGCCTACGCCGATTACTAAAGAAGTCATCGCTTATTTGGAACAATTCGATCCGCATAATACCGCTACCTGGAAAGTGCAACGAACAGTGGATATGGATCGGTTATTGCCTAGAGCGAAGCAGAAGACGCCATAA
- a CDS encoding sensor histidine kinase, whose translation MTIRMRLTIWYTSVLAVTLIVFGTALYFFLEHSSLKQYEDNLTRQVNEVGTRLEYARVITPNGVRFLMQLDDSDTFLTQGIYLRLVNLTNMQVSQSSNTMAHRVQMELTRETLNELEEGKRGFFEESSLLVQNQRYPFLVFHQPLYLGERLVGVLQAAVLIQDHREFLSTVRWMLISAVAVTVLAAFSLGWFLARKALAPIEHVIAATDKIEIGDDLGRRIAYDGPKDEIGRLTAKINGMLARIETIYRELEEAYKMQRRFVSDASHELRTPLTTIRGNVDLLEKMWARHQAEAKLAWPEGSDGWQPGQERTEAKEMPEQQLAMFLESMRDIAAEAERMSRLVNDMLSLARADAGQGMQREELPLLPLVEDVARRAAFLERQADWKQGDFSALQDVKVRGHKDYLQQMLFIFIDNAFKYTPQGTVVLDAVRQGDHVGLRIADTGIGMSEEEVPHIFERFYRADVSRGLTAGTGLGLSIAKWIIDEHRGRVEVATAEGQGTVFTIWLPIAGQDGSAPDAV comes from the coding sequence ATGACGATTCGCATGAGGCTGACGATTTGGTATACCAGCGTACTGGCCGTCACCTTAATTGTGTTCGGCACAGCCCTGTACTTTTTTCTTGAGCACTCGTCGTTGAAGCAATATGAGGACAATCTGACGAGACAGGTCAATGAGGTTGGGACTAGGCTGGAGTATGCCCGCGTCATTACGCCAAATGGCGTGCGCTTTTTGATGCAGTTGGATGATAGCGATACATTTTTGACACAGGGGATTTACCTGCGGCTGGTGAACCTGACGAATATGCAAGTGAGTCAATCGAGCAACACGATGGCGCATCGGGTGCAGATGGAATTGACCAGGGAGACGTTGAACGAGCTGGAGGAAGGCAAGCGCGGTTTTTTCGAGGAAAGCAGCTTGCTGGTGCAAAACCAGCGCTATCCGTTTCTCGTTTTTCATCAGCCGTTGTATCTGGGCGAACGACTGGTAGGGGTGCTGCAGGCGGCCGTGCTCATCCAGGATCATCGGGAGTTTTTGAGCACGGTCCGCTGGATGCTGATTTCTGCCGTTGCTGTGACGGTACTGGCGGCCTTTTCGCTTGGGTGGTTTTTGGCGAGGAAGGCGCTTGCGCCGATTGAGCATGTGATCGCGGCTACAGACAAGATTGAAATTGGCGATGACCTGGGACGCCGCATCGCATACGATGGACCGAAGGACGAAATCGGGCGGCTGACTGCGAAAATAAACGGGATGCTGGCCCGGATCGAAACCATTTACCGCGAGCTGGAGGAAGCGTACAAGATGCAGCGGCGCTTCGTATCGGATGCCTCGCATGAGCTGCGCACGCCCCTGACAACGATTCGCGGCAATGTCGATCTGCTGGAGAAGATGTGGGCTCGCCATCAGGCAGAGGCTAAGCTTGCGTGGCCGGAAGGAAGCGATGGCTGGCAGCCCGGGCAAGAACGGACGGAAGCGAAGGAGATGCCTGAACAGCAGCTTGCCATGTTCCTGGAATCGATGCGGGATATTGCCGCAGAGGCAGAGCGCATGAGCCGGCTAGTGAACGACATGCTGTCACTGGCTAGAGCCGATGCAGGACAAGGCATGCAGCGCGAAGAGCTGCCGTTGCTGCCGCTTGTGGAGGATGTTGCCCGCCGCGCGGCTTTTCTGGAGCGGCAGGCGGACTGGAAGCAGGGGGATTTCAGCGCGCTGCAGGATGTGAAGGTGCGGGGACACAAGGATTATTTGCAGCAAATGCTGTTCATCTTCATCGACAACGCGTTCAAGTATACGCCTCAAGGAACAGTTGTTCTTGATGCGGTTAGACAGGGGGATCATGTCGGGCTGCGGATAGCCGATACGGGAATCGGCATGAGCGAGGAGGAGGTTCCCCATATATTTGAGCGGTTTTACAGAGCCGACGTTTCGCGCGGCCTTACCGCAGGGACCGGACTCGGCCTATCCATCGCCAAGTGGATTATCGACGAGCATCGCGGCCGGGTAGAAGTGGCAACAGCTGAGGGCCAAGGGACGGTCTTCACGATCTGGCTGCCAATTGCCGGTCAGGACGGTTCGGCACCCGATGCGGTTTGA